A portion of the Acipenser ruthenus chromosome 38, fAciRut3.2 maternal haplotype, whole genome shotgun sequence genome contains these proteins:
- the LOC117433857 gene encoding zinc finger protein 239-like: MTALYLTVTDQEFHSYPCPHCEFSFTGKHYLEKHLKSRHQDELPPEETRHNCTVCRRGFSRLGHLEQHQRTHTGEKPYHCTVCGKNFTLLGQLKARQRIHTGEKPYRCVQCGNSFKHLINLKTHQRIHTGERPYHCPECGKLLEKICSEGTSVQTGDIPSSKRGQPTSTLYPCTECEKSFMQLQVFRRHQRVHKGESPYHCTECGRVFSQLANLKVHQRIHTREKPYRCTECGKSFRQSGTLIEHSRIDSRETLYHCVECGLRFRYAKALKTH, from the exons ATGACTGCTCTTTATCTTACAGTTACAGACCAGGAATTTCACTCCTACCCCTGCCCTCACTGCGAGTTCTCCTTCACGGGAAAACACTATCTGGAGAAGCACTTAAAGAGTAGACACCAGGATGAGCTCCCCCCGGAGGAGACACGGCACAACTGCACTGTGTGCAGGAGGGGGTTCAGTCGCCTGGGACACCTGGAACAGCACCAGCGCACTCACACCGGAGAGAAACCCTATCACTGCACCGTCTGCGGGAAGAATTTCACCCTCCTGGGCCAACTGAAAGCCCGCCAGCGCATTCACACCGGTGAGAAACCGTACCGCTGCGTGCAATGCGGGAACAGCTTCAAACACTTGATCAACCTGAAAacgcaccagcgcattcacacgggGGAAAGGCCCTACCACTGCCCCGAGTGCGGGAA GCTGTTGGAGAAGATCTGTTCAGAGGGGACATCTGTACAGACAGGAGACATTCCCAGCAGCAAACGGGGACAACCGACTTCCACTCTGTACCCCTGCACTGAGTGTGAGAAGAGTTTCATGCAACTCCAGGTCTTTCGCagacaccagcgagttcacaaaGGAGAGAGCCCGTACCACTGCACTGAGTGCGGGAGAGTTTTCAGCCAGCTAGCAAACCTGAAAgtgcaccagcgaattcacaccaGAGAGAAACCATACCGCTGCAccgaatgtgggaagagtttcagacaatCTGGGACCCTGATAGAACACAGCCGAATTGACAGCAGAGAGACTCTGTACCACTGCGTTGAATGTGGGCTGCGGTTCAGGTATGCCAAGGCCCTCAAAACACACTag